Proteins encoded in a region of the Megalops cyprinoides isolate fMegCyp1 chromosome 3, fMegCyp1.pri, whole genome shotgun sequence genome:
- the LOC118775738 gene encoding SH2 domain-containing protein 1B-like, translating to MDLKVYHGSINKQTCEELLSMKGKDGSFLIRDSETIQGALCLCVYKQRVVYTYRILQNHAGYYTLQASAGVQEKFFKTLEELIKNYKKSEQGLAVRLRHGVKRKSQLQDKHVQDETLDYEEVECSSDYVDVLPS from the exons ACCTGTGAGGAGCTGCTCTCCATGAAAGGAAAGGATGGTTCGTTCCTGATACGAGACAGTGAGACGATCCAGGGggccctctgcctctgtgttta cAAACAGAGGGTGGTCTATACCTACCGAATCCTACAGAACCATGCAGGATATTACACCCTGCAG GCCTCCGCTGGTGTGCAGGAGAAGTTCTTCAAGACACTGGAAGAACTCATCAAAAACTACAAGAAGAGTGAGCAGGGCCTGGCTGTGCGTCTCCGCCATGGTGTGAAAAGGAAGAGTCAGCTACAGGACAAGCATGTCCAGGATGAAACACTGGACTATGAGG aagTGGAATGCTCATCTGATTATGTCGATGTCCTGCCATCCTGA